A genomic segment from Garra rufa chromosome 5, GarRuf1.0, whole genome shotgun sequence encodes:
- the LOC141335040 gene encoding cytochrome P450 2J2-like, producing the protein MLWMPLLNALDVKSCLGLLLISLLAFDFWRSKNAPNFPPGPWGFPFLGNVFFGFDCRAMDEVAAKFGNIFSLRVGYDKIVLVSGYEWVKEVLVTQGDYFLDRLISPPIKDVFKGNGISLSSGYKWRKQRHFTAFHLKAFAEGKNALETHIQQECIYLCQSFEEQQGSPFSPHDILNSATANIIGCFVLGKRFDDNFTDFQNLLFNSDTFLENIPQIQIYNAFPWLVKRFYGPHKTILANYTKLTAFIKKQIEKHKKDWDPFDYRDFIDTYIGEIDKRRKDTEAAFTVDNLACITVDLFKTGTQNTTDTLQWALLLMIKYPDVQKKVQDEIDCVIGKWHQPCLADRASMPYTDAVLHETQRVGNIFSLTAPRLTSRDYALAGYFIPKGTLVICNLSSVLKDSLQWEKPDQFYPEHFLDDQRNFKKREAFYTFSAGKRSCVGEQLARNILFLFFTSLLQKFSFSAPEGLEPRLEDQEQVKTSHKSSQMCASLR; encoded by the exons ATGCTTTGGATGCCATTACTGAATGCCTTGGATGTCAAGAGTTGTTTGGGACTTCTTCTCATATCGTTACTCGCTTTTGATTTTTGGAGAAGTAAGAATGCGCCGAACTTTCCTCCAGGACCTTGGGGTTTTCCGTTTCTTGGCAACGTTTTCTTCGGTTTCGACTGTCGTGCGATGGATGAG GTGGCTGCCAAATTTGGCAACATTTTCAGCCTCAGAGTGGGTTATGACAAGATCGTGCTGGTGTCTGGATATGAATGGGTAAAGGAGGTTTTGGTGACACAAGGTGACTACTTTCTGGACCGTCTTATATCTCCTCCTATTAAAGACGTATTTAAAGGAAATG GCATTTCTCTGAGCAGTGGATATAAGTGGAGGAAGCAGCGCCATTTTACTGCCTTCCACCTGAAAGCCTTTGCAGAGGGCAAAAATGCTTTGGAGACTCACATTCAACAAGAATGCATCTATCTGTGTCAGAGCTTTGAGGAACAGCAAG GAAGCCCTTTCAGTCCTCATGACATCCTAAACAGTGCCACCGCTAATATAATTGGATGTTTTGTGTTGGGGAAGCGTTTTGATGACAACTTCACTGACTTCCAGAACCTACTTTTTAATTCAGACACGTTCCTAGAAAACATTCCACAAATTCAG atttataATGCATTTCCTTGGCTTGTCAAACGTTTTTATGGACCACATAAGACTATTTTAGCAAACTATACAAAGCTAACAGCCTTCATTAAGAAACAAATTGAGAAACATAAGAAGGATTGGGATCCTTTTGATTATCGGGATTTCATAGATACCTACATTGGAGAGATAGATAAG AGAAGGAAGGACACAGAGGCTGCTTTCACTGTGGATAATCTTGCCTGCATCACTGTGGACCTGTTTAAGACTGGCACACAAAACACGACTGACACTCTTCAATGGGCTTTACTGTTAATGATCAAGTACCCCGATGTCCAAA AGAAAGTTCAAGATGAGATTGACTGTGTAATTGGGAAGTGGCATCAGCCATGTTTGGCAGACCGAGCCAGTATGCCTTATACCGATGCAGTTCTTCATGAAACTCAGAGAGTGGGCAACATCTTCTCTCTGACTGCGCCGCGCCTGACAAGTCGAGACTATGCATTGGCTGGATACTTCATTCCTAAA GGCACACTAGTCATCTGCAATCTCTCCTCTGTGCTGAAGGATTCATTACAATGGGAAAAACCGGATCAGTTTTATCCCGAACATTTCCTAGATGACCAAAGGAATTTTAAGAAACGGGAAgcattttatacattttctgcAG GGAAAAGGTCATGTGTGGGTGAGCAGCTGGCACGAAACATACTCTTCCTCTTCTTCACCTCCCTCCTCCAAAAGTTCTCATTCTCAGCTCCGGAAGGACTAGAACCTCGCCTTGAGGATCAGGAACAGGTCAAGACGTCCCATAAATCCTCCCAGATGTGTGCGTCGTTACGCTGA